The Carassius carassius chromosome 34, fCarCar2.1, whole genome shotgun sequence genome has a segment encoding these proteins:
- the LOC132115139 gene encoding uncharacterized protein LOC132115139: protein MPRSSSVGFRIRSPASMEERRGRLLNLITLRQEGSQVGGLAQILWTLAVGMGYNDEALKDLFNACLDDPLPEWEMKGLDILDFRGLTRYLHHRSQWDTPATPVSPDTMADSRPVSPNRRATSPAPLHKMAASPAPQHKIAATGDRPESSQVPTEQVPADFPELSQVPVVPPESSQAPVDPPESRQAPVDPPESSQATVVPPESSQAPVDPPESSQVPADHPESGQVTINTHESGKTTVRTHESSQVTSFLHGQGQVTSVLHGQGQVTSVLHEQGQVTYDLPESSQVNLDLPE, encoded by the exons atgcccagatccagcagtgtgggatttcgtatccgttccccagccagcatggaggagcggagggggagACTCCTTAATCTAATCACCCTCCGTCAAGAGGGGAGTCAGGTGGGTGGTTTGGCGCAAATACTCTGGACCTTGGCAGTAGGAATGGGGTACAATGATGAGGCACTTAAAGACCTTTTTAATGCCTGCCTGGATGACCCTCTGCCtgagtgggagatgaaggggctggacaTCCTGGACTTTCGGGGGCTCACCAGGTACCTACaccatcggtctcagtgggataccccagccacacctgtctctccagacACGATGGCTGACTCTAGACCTGTGTCTCCAAACAGgagggccaccagcccagcgccactgcacaagatggccgccagcccagcgccacagcacaag attgcagccacaggtgaccgtccagagtcgagtcaggtccccactgAACAGGTCCCCGCTGATTtcccagagttgagtcaggtccccgtggtccctccagagtcgagtcaggcccccgtggaccctccagagtctagaCAGgcccccgtggaccctccagagtctagtcaggccaccgtggtccctccagagtcgagtcaggcccccgtggaccctccagagtcgagtcaggttcccgctgACCatcctgagtcaggtcaagtcaccattaacactcatgagtcaGGCAAAACCACAGTTAGaactcatgagtcaagtcaagtcaccagttttcttcatgggcaaggtcaagttaccagtgttcttcatgggcaaggtcaagttaCCAGcgttcttcatgagcaaggtcaagtcacctatgatcttcctgagtcaagtcaagtcaacctTGATCTTCCTGAATGA